In a single window of the Montipora capricornis isolate CH-2021 chromosome 11, ASM3666992v2, whole genome shotgun sequence genome:
- the LOC138023981 gene encoding uncharacterized protein, whose protein sequence is MADYDSGWLSLRWFKAVFSPECETVEQRLAWIKRMALLALSVGLTIGGILSIVLTAGFSSPFLTCAVMGGLKALQTTISKEAVVDGCDVGKWLLSTGIGYLIAFLPGGAAIGVSAMEVSFISVAEVIGIRTAIASGCAIASSLTEDAKKKFVYGEEVTLKQAMGHAACQAAAAATGCLAGAAVSRFVPAVTQSSRTAATSIENAVEEQVLLLSDQAQGLGQKIPARLAGKASEMVLTEAAEFAEKHCVQEFVKNGRSGEDGVDMQSCLPPREHDEVLNPVDKCKPTDVGIVRYASQGYWFSKMVVSYVLEGQKKTLEKRGNGSVIKIPSTAEKIEVSFKVLRPPWVDIKKYDRFQGCWCNPIEPHIFYYGTPPTRTFTIGGPLGWESVIKITNERFHETKEM, encoded by the coding sequence ATGGCTGACTACGATAGTGGGTGGCTTTCTCTAAGATGGTTCAAGGCTGTCTTTTCGCCTGAGTGTGAAACTGTGGAACAAAGATTAGCTTGGATCAAGAGAATGGCTTTACTAGCTTTGTCTGTTGGGCTTACAATTGGTGGAATCCTGTCCATAGTTCTAACTGCTGGCTTTTCGTCACCGTTCCTAACGTGTGCAGTAATGGGTGGCTTGAAAGCCTTACAGACAACTATAAGCAAAGAAGCCGTTGTTGATGGATGCGACGTTGGGAAATGGCTCTTATCGACAGGGATTGGATACCTTATTGCATTTCTTCCTGGAGGTGCAGCCATAGGGGTATCTGCTATGGAGGTAAGTTTTATTTCAGTAGCTGAAGTGATAGGTATCAGAACAGCTATTGCTTCTGGATGTGCAATTGCATCGTCACTGACTGAGGATGCCAAGAAGAAATTTGTTTACGGAGAGGAAGTCACATTGAAGCAAGCAATGGGTCATGCAGCTTGCCAGGCTGCGGCAGCTGCCACTGGATGTCTGGCAGGAGCTGCCGTTTCCAGGTTTGTGCCAGCAGTCACACAAAGTTCTCGAACGGCAGCTACAAGTATTGAAAATGCAGTTGAAGAGCAGGTGTTGCTACTGTCTGATCAAGCACAAGGTCTGGGTCAGAAAATTCCAGCTCGGCTAGCTGGGAAGGCCTCGGAGATGGTGCTTACGGAAGCAGCCGAGTTTGCAGAAAAGCATTGCGTTCAGGAATTTGTGAAAAATGGACGCAGCGGAGAAGACGGTGTTGATATGCAAAGCTGCCTTCCTCCAAGAGAGCACGATGAGGTTCTCAATCCTGTGGACAAATGCAAACCCACAGATGTCGGAATCGTTAGGTACGCTTCGCAAGGATATTGGTTTTCTAAAATGGTTGTTAGCTATGTTCTagaaggacagaaaaaaactctcGAAAAGAGAGGTAATGGAAGTGTAATAAAAATTCCTTCCACCGCAGAGAAAATTGAGGTGAGCTTTAAAGTGCTTCGTCCACCCTGGGTTGACATTAAAAAGTATGATCGCTTTCAAGGGTGCTGGTGTAACCCTATCGAACCGCATATCTTTTATTATGGTACTCCACCAACTCGCACGTTTACTATTGGAGGCCCTCTCGGGTGGGAATCTGTAATAAAAATCACAAACGAACGcttccatgaaacaaaagaaatgtaa